Proteins encoded in a region of the Brevundimonas vesicularis genome:
- a CDS encoding amino acid permease: MAFWNRRRSIDTMMAPHDGPRLKPTLSWPHLLALGVGAIVGTGILTLIGVGAGLAGPAVLISFGLAGLVCACAALAYAELSTMMPTAGSAYTYSYAVLGELIAWVVGWSLILEYSLVVSAVAVGWSGYAVGFLSGLGIDLPTALVAGPHAGGIINLPAVAIIGVVTGLLLLGTKESATLNAVLVLIKIAALVVFVAIALPAFKPEHFTPFMPNGFGAPFVQTGVMAAAAIIFFAFYGFDAISTAAEETKKPERDLAIGIVGSMLICTALYLVVAAAAIGARPVATFASSPEPLALILRQMGQGTAAQWIAAAAVIALPTVLLAFLFGQSRIFLGMARDGLLPRRLAKVSSRGVPAVVTVFTAIVVAILAGLLPLDELASLANAGTLAAFCSVGVCLIVLRIREPGRKRVFKAPLWPVVGAVSVIGCLVFFLSLKPVTQIGFVVWNVVGVAIYLLWSSRNSRLAKGEETAA; this comes from the coding sequence ATGGCCTTCTGGAACCGGCGTCGATCGATCGACACCATGATGGCGCCGCACGACGGACCGCGGCTGAAGCCGACGTTGAGCTGGCCACACCTGCTGGCCCTGGGCGTGGGGGCCATCGTCGGCACCGGCATCCTGACGCTGATCGGGGTCGGGGCGGGGTTGGCGGGCCCGGCCGTGTTGATCAGCTTTGGCCTTGCGGGACTGGTCTGCGCCTGCGCGGCTCTTGCCTATGCCGAGCTGTCGACCATGATGCCGACGGCGGGCAGCGCCTACACCTATTCCTACGCCGTGTTGGGCGAGCTGATCGCCTGGGTCGTGGGGTGGAGCCTGATCCTGGAATATTCGCTAGTCGTCAGCGCCGTGGCGGTGGGCTGGTCCGGCTATGCGGTCGGTTTTTTGAGCGGGCTGGGGATCGATCTGCCGACGGCGCTGGTCGCCGGGCCGCATGCGGGGGGCATCATCAACCTGCCGGCCGTGGCCATCATCGGGGTGGTGACGGGCCTGCTTCTGCTGGGCACCAAGGAAAGCGCGACACTGAACGCGGTGCTGGTCCTGATCAAGATCGCGGCGCTGGTGGTGTTCGTGGCCATCGCCCTGCCGGCCTTCAAGCCCGAGCATTTCACGCCCTTCATGCCCAATGGGTTCGGCGCGCCATTCGTCCAGACGGGGGTGATGGCGGCGGCGGCGATCATCTTCTTCGCCTTCTATGGTTTCGACGCCATTTCGACGGCGGCGGAAGAGACCAAGAAGCCCGAGCGTGACCTGGCCATCGGCATCGTCGGCTCCATGCTCATCTGCACGGCGCTGTATCTGGTCGTCGCGGCCGCGGCCATCGGTGCGCGGCCGGTGGCAACCTTCGCCAGCAGTCCCGAGCCGCTGGCCCTGATCCTGCGCCAGATGGGACAGGGGACGGCGGCCCAGTGGATTGCGGCGGCGGCGGTGATCGCGCTTCCGACTGTCCTGCTGGCCTTCCTGTTCGGCCAGAGCCGCATCTTCCTGGGCATGGCGCGCGACGGCCTGTTGCCGCGCCGCCTGGCCAAGGTGTCGAGCCGGGGCGTGCCGGCGGTGGTGACCGTGTTCACCGCCATCGTCGTGGCGATCCTGGCGGGGCTGCTGCCGCTGGACGAACTGGCGTCTCTGGCCAACGCCGGGACGCTGGCGGCCTTCTGCTCGGTCGGGGTTTGCCTGATCGTACTGCGCATCCGCGAGCCGGGTCGCAAGCGGGTGTTCAAGGCGCCGCTGTGGCCGGTGGTTGGAGCGGTCAGCGTGATCGGCTGCCTGGTCTTCTTCCTGAGCCTGAAGCCGGTGACGCAGATCGGCTTCGTGGTCTGGAACGTGGTCGGCGTGGCGATCTATCTGCTGTGGTCCTCGCGGAACTCCCGCCTTGCCAAGGGCGAGGAGACGGCGGCCTGA
- the gor gene encoding glutathione-disulfide reductase produces the protein MADYDYDLFVIGAGSGGVRAARLTALDGKKVAVAEEYRVGGTCVIRGCVPKKFMVMASEVSHALEIAEGYGWSFDNAKFDWPTFLEAKDVEIARLSGIYAANLGKAGVELVHGRAVLQDAHTVEIVGKDRTITAEKILIATGGRPWKPDELPGIEHAITSEEAFHLPELPKRILIAGGGYIAVEFAGIFAGLGVETTLIYRGPNILRGFDDDVRAHLAGEIEKRGIKVILGCQHEKIEKTDTGLVNHLENGMKLETDVVMFATGRIPYVKDLGLESAGVDLNEAGAIKVDPHSRTTADNIWAIGDVTDRMNLTPVAIREAVAFHQTVYRDNPQHFDYEAVATAVFSQPPVGVVGLSEAEARRSCSNGVDVYVTRFRPMKYAFTGSDERVLMKLVVDADSQRVVGVHIVGPDSPEMIQLAAIAVKAGLTKAQWDATCAVHPTMAEELVTLKEKQSGATSAG, from the coding sequence ATGGCCGACTACGACTACGACCTTTTCGTCATCGGCGCCGGTTCGGGCGGGGTGCGGGCGGCGCGGCTGACGGCGCTGGATGGCAAGAAGGTCGCGGTCGCCGAGGAATATCGGGTCGGCGGCACCTGCGTCATCCGTGGCTGCGTGCCTAAGAAGTTCATGGTCATGGCGTCCGAGGTCAGCCACGCGCTCGAGATCGCCGAGGGCTACGGCTGGTCGTTCGACAATGCGAAGTTCGACTGGCCCACCTTCCTTGAAGCCAAGGATGTCGAGATCGCGCGCCTGTCCGGGATTTATGCCGCCAATCTGGGCAAGGCCGGGGTCGAACTGGTCCACGGCCGCGCGGTTCTGCAAGACGCCCACACGGTCGAGATCGTCGGCAAGGATCGCACAATCACCGCCGAGAAAATCCTGATCGCCACGGGCGGCCGCCCCTGGAAGCCGGACGAACTGCCGGGGATCGAGCACGCCATCACGTCCGAAGAAGCCTTCCACCTTCCGGAACTGCCCAAGCGTATCCTGATCGCAGGCGGCGGCTATATCGCGGTGGAGTTCGCCGGCATCTTCGCGGGGCTGGGCGTGGAGACAACCCTGATCTATCGCGGCCCCAACATCCTGCGCGGCTTCGACGACGATGTGCGCGCGCACCTGGCCGGAGAGATCGAAAAGCGCGGCATCAAGGTCATTCTGGGCTGCCAGCACGAGAAGATCGAAAAGACTGACACCGGTCTGGTCAACCACCTCGAAAACGGCATGAAGCTGGAGACGGACGTCGTCATGTTCGCCACCGGCCGCATCCCTTACGTCAAGGATCTGGGATTGGAGAGCGCAGGGGTCGATCTGAATGAGGCCGGCGCCATCAAGGTCGATCCCCATTCCAGGACGACGGCGGACAACATCTGGGCCATCGGCGACGTCACCGACCGGATGAACCTGACGCCCGTCGCCATCCGCGAAGCCGTCGCCTTCCATCAGACGGTCTATCGCGACAATCCCCAGCACTTCGACTACGAGGCCGTGGCCACCGCCGTCTTCAGCCAGCCGCCGGTCGGGGTCGTGGGCCTCAGCGAGGCCGAGGCACGTCGCTCCTGCTCCAACGGCGTCGATGTCTATGTCACCCGGTTCCGGCCGATGAAATACGCCTTCACCGGCTCGGATGAGCGGGTGCTGATGAAGCTGGTGGTCGATGCCGACAGCCAGCGGGTGGTCGGCGTCCATATCGTCGGCCCCGACAGCCCCGAGATGATTCAGTTGGCCGCCATCGCGGTAAAAGCCGGCTTGACCAAGGCGCAGTGGGACGCCACTTGCGCCGTCCACCCGACCATGGCGGAAGAGCTGGTCACGCTGAAGGAGAAGCAGTCGGGCGCGACCTCGGCCGGCTGA
- a CDS encoding SCP2 sterol-binding domain-containing protein, translated as MPDLAQVTEHIRGAVGDNSGLGKTVKLDLGDEGKIYIDGASTPNTVTNEDKPADATVSMKWDDFMALSEGKLDPMMAFMQGKLKIAGDMMIAQKLAPLLKR; from the coding sequence ATGCCCGATCTCGCACAAGTCACCGAACACATCCGCGGCGCCGTCGGCGACAACTCCGGCCTCGGCAAGACCGTCAAGCTCGACCTCGGCGACGAGGGCAAGATCTACATCGATGGCGCCTCCACGCCCAATACGGTCACCAACGAAGACAAGCCAGCCGACGCCACCGTCTCGATGAAGTGGGATGACTTCATGGCCCTGTCGGAAGGCAAGCTGGACCCGATGATGGCCTTCATGCAGGGCAAGCTGAAGATCGCCGGCGACATGATGATCGCCCAGAAACTGGCTCCGCTGCTGAAGCGCTGA
- a CDS encoding acyl-CoA dehydrogenase family protein: MDFKHSDRALDWHARVRRFLDEQVIPREAEYFAQVREDSNRQPPVMETMKAAAKEAGLWNMFLPGEHGAGLTNLEYAPLAEMMGRHLWSAEVFNCNAPDTGNMEVLHMYGNAEQQARWLKPLMAGEIRSAFLMTEPEVASSDATNIQTRIERDGDHYVINGRKWWSTNMGHPNLAVTIVMGKTDPDAASHAQQSQIIVPADTPGFRVERMLSVFGYDEKPIGHAEVVLENVRVPVENLIAGEGRGFEIAQGRLGPGRIHHCMRTIGAAERALELMVRRLLSRTAFKKQLAEHSVWEQRVAEARTNIEMCRLLVLKAAWMMDQAGAKNARSEIAQIKVAAPKMALQIIDDAIQAFGGAGVSGDTPLAELYAGVRTLRIADGPDEVHNRTIARLEYAKHGGRPMR, translated from the coding sequence ATGGACTTCAAACATTCCGACCGCGCCCTGGATTGGCACGCCCGCGTCCGTCGCTTCCTGGACGAGCAGGTCATCCCGCGCGAAGCCGAATATTTCGCCCAGGTGCGCGAGGATTCGAACCGTCAGCCGCCGGTCATGGAGACGATGAAGGCGGCCGCGAAGGAAGCCGGACTGTGGAATATGTTCCTGCCCGGCGAACACGGGGCGGGTCTGACCAATCTGGAATACGCGCCGCTGGCCGAGATGATGGGGCGGCATCTGTGGTCGGCCGAGGTGTTCAACTGCAACGCCCCCGACACCGGCAATATGGAGGTGCTCCATATGTACGGGAACGCCGAACAGCAGGCGCGCTGGCTGAAGCCCCTGATGGCCGGCGAAATCCGTTCGGCCTTCCTGATGACCGAGCCTGAAGTCGCCTCATCCGACGCCACCAACATCCAGACCCGGATCGAGCGGGACGGCGACCACTATGTCATCAACGGCCGCAAGTGGTGGTCGACCAATATGGGCCATCCGAATTTGGCCGTGACCATCGTCATGGGCAAGACGGATCCGGACGCCGCATCCCACGCCCAGCAGTCGCAGATCATCGTGCCGGCCGACACGCCTGGCTTCCGCGTCGAGCGGATGCTGTCGGTGTTCGGCTATGACGAAAAGCCGATCGGCCACGCCGAGGTCGTGCTGGAAAATGTCCGCGTGCCGGTCGAGAACTTGATCGCCGGCGAGGGCAGGGGCTTCGAGATCGCTCAGGGGCGGCTTGGCCCAGGCCGTATTCACCACTGCATGCGCACGATAGGCGCAGCCGAGCGGGCGCTGGAACTGATGGTGAGGCGGCTGCTGAGCCGGACGGCGTTCAAGAAGCAGTTGGCGGAACACTCGGTCTGGGAACAGCGCGTCGCGGAGGCTCGCACCAACATCGAGATGTGCCGCCTGCTGGTGCTCAAGGCCGCCTGGATGATGGATCAGGCGGGAGCCAAGAACGCGCGTTCCGAGATCGCCCAGATCAAGGTCGCCGCGCCGAAGATGGCTTTGCAGATCATCGACGACGCCATTCAGGCGTTCGGCGGCGCCGGTGTCTCGGGCGACACGCCTTTGGCCGAGCTTTACGCGGGTGTCCGCACCTTGCGCATCGCCGACGGCCCGGACGAAGTCCATAATCGCACCATCGCGCGGTTGGAATACGCCAAACATGGCGGCCGCCCGATGCGCTGA
- a CDS encoding amidase has translation MAHLSRLPGPHDRQAGRTQGRLIPAAAVALALAGCATGQGAYPTASAVVAAGRANDSAHSVLVWTATSPSRGVSAISGMPILLKDNIETADMPTTAGSLALANNAPGRDAPLVGRLRAAGAVIVGKTNLSEWANIRSSDSISGWSAVGGQTLNPYDPARTPCGSSSGSGAAVALGLTPVAIGTETDGSITCPASVNGVVGFKPTVGLVSRTHIVPISHSQDTAGPMATTVRDAARVLTVIAGSDPADPATVEADARKVDYAAGLDVNALRGARIGVMRFLKGYSPETQAVFEQNLKALRDAGAVLVDLPEGPDGRVIGAAEFKVLLYELKHDLNVYLASTDPQQVRTRNLADVIAFNAAEPRETVLFGQDIFERAQAMGDLTDADYLEARANSLRLAGPEGIDRLMRENGVIALIAPTTSRAWTNDSKDDDDMQGSASQLAAVAGYPHLTVPMGFDRGMPVGISFLGGKWDDARILSLGYAFEQVTQARRPPPGVRR, from the coding sequence ATGGCGCACCTATCTCGACTTCCTGGACCGCACGATCGGCAAGCGGGCCGAACCCAAGGCCGATTGATTCCGGCGGCTGCGGTCGCGCTGGCCCTTGCGGGCTGCGCGACCGGGCAGGGCGCTTATCCAACTGCATCCGCCGTGGTCGCGGCGGGGCGAGCCAATGACAGCGCCCATTCGGTGCTGGTCTGGACCGCGACATCACCCAGCCGGGGCGTGTCGGCGATTTCCGGCATGCCGATACTGCTGAAGGACAATATCGAGACGGCGGACATGCCGACCACCGCCGGGTCGTTGGCGCTGGCGAACAATGCGCCGGGACGGGACGCGCCGCTGGTCGGGCGACTGCGCGCCGCCGGGGCCGTGATCGTCGGAAAGACCAACCTGTCGGAGTGGGCCAATATCCGCTCGTCGGACTCGATCAGCGGCTGGAGCGCCGTCGGCGGCCAGACGCTGAACCCCTATGATCCCGCGCGCACGCCTTGTGGATCGTCGTCCGGCAGCGGGGCGGCGGTGGCGCTGGGGCTGACGCCCGTCGCCATTGGAACGGAGACGGACGGGTCGATCACCTGCCCGGCGTCGGTCAACGGCGTGGTCGGGTTCAAGCCGACCGTGGGCCTGGTCTCGCGCACCCACATCGTGCCGATCAGCCATTCGCAGGACACCGCCGGGCCGATGGCGACGACCGTCAGGGATGCGGCCAGGGTGCTGACGGTCATCGCCGGGTCCGATCCGGCCGATCCGGCGACGGTCGAGGCCGATGCGCGCAAGGTCGACTACGCCGCCGGGCTGGACGTCAATGCGCTGCGCGGCGCGCGGATCGGGGTGATGCGGTTCCTGAAAGGCTACTCGCCAGAAACCCAGGCGGTGTTCGAGCAGAACCTGAAGGCCCTGCGCGATGCCGGCGCCGTCCTGGTCGATCTGCCCGAGGGACCGGATGGCCGGGTCATAGGCGCGGCCGAGTTCAAGGTGCTGCTCTATGAGCTGAAGCACGATCTGAACGTCTATCTGGCCTCGACCGACCCGCAGCAGGTCCGCACCCGCAACCTGGCCGACGTCATCGCCTTCAACGCCGCCGAACCGCGCGAGACGGTGCTGTTCGGTCAGGACATCTTTGAGCGCGCCCAGGCGATGGGCGATTTGACCGACGCCGACTATCTGGAGGCGCGCGCGAACTCGCTCAGACTTGCGGGGCCGGAGGGCATCGATCGACTGATGAGGGAGAATGGCGTCATCGCCCTGATCGCGCCCACCACGTCGCGCGCCTGGACCAACGATTCCAAGGACGACGACGACATGCAGGGATCGGCCAGCCAGCTGGCCGCCGTCGCCGGCTATCCGCACCTGACCGTGCCGATGGGCTTCGATCGGGGAATGCCGGTGGGAATCAGCTTCCTCGGCGGGAAGTGGGACGATGCGCGCATCCTTTCGCTGGGTTACGCCTTCGAACAGGTGACCCAGGCCAGACGGCCGCCGCCTGGCGTCCGACGCTGA
- a CDS encoding Hpt domain-containing protein: protein MALRDLTGAVDFAVLNGMTGGDDAINEEVLGLFVNQAGLWSVMLDPKVEGWRDGVHTIRGAAAGIGARDLAAICAEAEAVDQKLAAPAVERVRDALATALADVAAYRHEIMLRSLKT from the coding sequence ATGGCGTTGCGCGATCTGACGGGCGCCGTCGATTTCGCCGTGCTGAACGGCATGACGGGCGGGGACGACGCCATCAATGAGGAGGTGCTGGGCCTGTTCGTCAATCAGGCCGGCCTGTGGTCCGTCATGCTGGATCCCAAGGTCGAGGGCTGGCGCGACGGGGTCCATACGATCCGAGGCGCGGCGGCGGGCATCGGCGCGCGAGACCTGGCGGCGATCTGCGCCGAGGCGGAAGCGGTGGATCAGAAGCTGGCCGCGCCGGCGGTTGAGCGGGTGCGCGATGCGCTGGCGACGGCCTTGGCTGATGTCGCGGCCTATCGGCACGAAATCATGCTGAGAAGCCTCAAGACCTAG
- a CDS encoding S9 family peptidase produces the protein MRTLLLASTILLSASSALAQETPSNILTPERVFSSPSLNGPVAKGVSLSPDGQLVAFLRSREDNVDVQDLWAAPTGEGEPYKLIDARALVPDAGELSEAEKARRERMRISARGVVEYSWDQQGRYILAPLEGDIFLANRADGKVRRLTETPADEIDAKVSPKGSYVSYVRDQNLVVYDLASGKETPITDDGAGLITWATAEFIAQEEMDRDTGYWWSPDERYIAMTRVDESPVDIVPRFEITGDGATMVEQRYPRAGRPNAVVELYVRDLQGGGRVKVDLGSNTDIYLARVNWSGDGKTLYVQRQSRDQKTLDLLSVDPTTGASRVILSQKAQAWVDLNDDFRVLSDGRFIWSNEDSGWRHLYLYDRNGRRLRAITRGDYPVKHLDGVNEQTGDVYFTASMRDGKELPIEQQMFRANLNRTVDPVAVTPGGGWWTVSVNAPATAYVGNYSDPATPTQSALYRIDGTRVRWIEENKLDASHPFAPYVSRLRAPEFGTMQSHGQTLVWRMTTPPDFDLSKKYPVVMQVYGGPGTGAGVQKSWQPLTNQLLTEAGYIVFRVDNRGEGDRSQAFETSIYRRLGIPAVEDQAQAAQWLKTLPYVDADHIAVMGWSFGGFLSLLTLTDKDAGLASALAGAAPTEWSLYDTHYTERYMSTPQANPEGYAATDVLPRLDDMTGRLLLLHGMADDNVIFGNATRVIDALQAKSVPFEMMLYPGQRHGVRGDPRQLQQWRTYLDFLDRTIGKRAEPKAD, from the coding sequence ATGCGCACCCTTCTTCTCGCCTCGACCATCCTCCTGTCCGCCAGTTCGGCCCTTGCGCAGGAGACGCCCTCCAACATCCTGACGCCCGAGCGGGTCTTTTCCAGCCCCAGCCTGAACGGGCCGGTGGCCAAGGGGGTCAGCCTGTCGCCGGACGGCCAGTTGGTCGCCTTCCTGCGCTCGCGCGAGGACAATGTGGATGTGCAGGACCTGTGGGCCGCGCCGACGGGCGAGGGAGAGCCCTACAAGCTGATCGACGCACGGGCGCTGGTGCCCGACGCCGGCGAACTGTCGGAGGCCGAAAAGGCCCGGCGCGAGCGGATGCGGATCAGCGCGCGCGGCGTGGTCGAATATTCGTGGGACCAGCAGGGCCGCTACATCCTGGCGCCGCTGGAAGGCGACATCTTCCTGGCGAACCGGGCGGACGGCAAGGTGCGCCGCCTGACCGAGACGCCGGCTGACGAGATCGACGCCAAGGTGTCGCCGAAGGGCAGCTATGTCTCCTATGTCCGCGATCAGAATCTGGTCGTCTATGATCTGGCGAGCGGCAAGGAGACGCCGATCACCGACGACGGCGCGGGTCTGATCACCTGGGCCACGGCCGAGTTCATCGCCCAGGAGGAGATGGATCGCGACACCGGATACTGGTGGAGCCCCGACGAGCGCTACATCGCCATGACGCGCGTGGACGAAAGCCCGGTCGATATCGTGCCGCGCTTCGAGATCACCGGCGACGGCGCGACGATGGTCGAGCAGCGCTATCCTCGCGCGGGGCGACCCAATGCGGTGGTCGAACTGTACGTGCGCGACCTGCAGGGCGGCGGACGGGTCAAGGTGGACCTGGGATCCAACACCGACATCTATCTGGCGCGGGTGAACTGGTCCGGCGATGGCAAGACCCTGTATGTCCAGCGTCAATCGCGCGACCAGAAGACACTGGACCTGCTGAGCGTCGATCCGACGACCGGCGCGTCACGCGTGATCCTGAGCCAGAAGGCGCAGGCCTGGGTCGATCTGAACGACGACTTCCGCGTCCTGTCTGACGGCCGGTTCATCTGGTCCAATGAGGATTCGGGCTGGCGGCACCTGTATCTGTACGACCGCAACGGGCGTCGCCTGCGGGCCATCACGCGCGGCGATTATCCGGTCAAGCACCTGGACGGCGTCAACGAGCAGACCGGCGACGTCTATTTCACCGCCTCGATGCGCGATGGCAAGGAACTGCCGATCGAGCAGCAGATGTTCCGCGCCAATCTGAACCGCACGGTCGATCCTGTCGCGGTGACGCCGGGCGGCGGCTGGTGGACGGTGTCCGTGAACGCGCCGGCGACGGCCTATGTCGGCAACTATTCGGACCCGGCGACCCCGACGCAGTCGGCGCTATACCGCATTGACGGCACGCGCGTACGCTGGATCGAAGAGAACAAGCTCGACGCCAGCCATCCGTTCGCCCCGTACGTCTCGCGCCTGCGCGCCCCTGAGTTCGGCACGATGCAGAGCCACGGCCAGACCCTGGTCTGGCGCATGACCACGCCGCCCGATTTCGATCTGTCCAAGAAGTATCCGGTGGTGATGCAGGTCTATGGCGGCCCCGGCACCGGGGCGGGCGTGCAGAAGAGCTGGCAGCCCCTGACCAACCAACTGCTGACCGAGGCGGGCTACATCGTTTTCCGCGTCGACAATCGCGGAGAGGGTGATCGGTCGCAGGCGTTCGAGACCAGCATCTATCGCCGTCTGGGCATTCCGGCCGTCGAGGATCAGGCCCAGGCCGCGCAATGGCTGAAGACCCTGCCTTACGTCGATGCCGACCATATCGCGGTGATGGGCTGGAGCTTCGGCGGCTTCCTCAGCCTGCTGACCCTGACCGACAAGGACGCCGGCCTGGCCTCGGCGCTGGCGGGCGCGGCGCCGACGGAATGGAGCCTGTACGACACCCACTATACCGAACGGTATATGTCCACGCCCCAGGCCAATCCGGAAGGCTATGCCGCCACCGACGTCCTGCCGCGACTGGATGACATGACGGGGCGGCTGCTGCTGCTGCACGGCATGGCCGACGACAACGTCATCTTCGGCAATGCGACGCGCGTCATCGACGCCTTGCAGGCCAAGAGCGTGCCGTTCGAGATGATGCTCTATCCCGGCCAGCGGCACGGCGTCCGCGGCGATCCGAGGCAACTGCAACAATGGCGCACCTATCTCGACTTCCTGGACCGCACGATCGGCAAGCGGGCCGAACCCAAGGCCGATTGA
- a CDS encoding ferredoxin--NADP reductase — protein MTDAALSPAPVKASPFNELEVLWVRHWTDSLFSFGVKRPEDFRFRSGEFVMIGLPGEDGGKPVLRAYSIASPCWAEELEFFSIKVADGPLTSRLQKIQPGDTVLMGKKPTGTLVLDALTGGERLFLIGTGTGLAPWLSVARDPETYSRFGHVYVIHTVRSVADLAYRDFFTREIHDDPLIGDEAKAQLTYYPTVTREDFQTPGRITDRIKSGDFFRDLGLPEGFNPARDRAMLCGSMAMIKEAGELLETYGLKEGSNAEPADYVLERAFVG, from the coding sequence ATGACAGACGCCGCCCTCTCCCCCGCCCCCGTGAAAGCCAGTCCGTTTAACGAGCTGGAGGTTCTGTGGGTGCGCCACTGGACCGACAGCCTGTTCAGCTTCGGCGTCAAACGGCCCGAGGACTTCCGCTTCCGCTCGGGCGAGTTCGTGATGATCGGCCTGCCGGGCGAAGATGGCGGAAAGCCCGTCCTGCGCGCCTATTCCATCGCCAGCCCCTGCTGGGCCGAGGAGTTGGAGTTCTTCTCCATCAAGGTCGCCGACGGCCCCCTGACCTCGCGCCTGCAGAAGATCCAGCCCGGCGACACCGTCCTGATGGGCAAGAAGCCGACCGGCACCCTGGTCCTGGACGCCCTGACCGGCGGCGAGCGCCTGTTCCTGATCGGCACGGGAACGGGTCTTGCGCCCTGGCTCAGCGTCGCGCGAGACCCAGAGACCTATTCCCGCTTCGGCCATGTCTATGTGATCCACACGGTCCGCAGCGTCGCCGACCTGGCCTATCGCGACTTCTTCACGCGGGAAATTCACGACGACCCCCTGATCGGCGACGAGGCCAAGGCCCAGCTGACCTATTACCCCACCGTGACCCGTGAGGATTTCCAAACCCCCGGCCGGATCACCGACCGCATCAAGTCCGGCGACTTCTTCCGCGACCTGGGCCTGCCCGAGGGCTTCAACCCCGCCCGCGACCGCGCCATGCTGTGCGGCTCCATGGCCATGATCAAGGAAGCCGGCGAACTGCTGGAGACCTATGGGCTGAAGGAAGGCTCCAACGCCGAACCGGCGGACTATGTGCTGGAGCGGGCCTTCGTCGGTTGA
- a CDS encoding chorismate mutase, with the protein MSKPALVAVDARVDPAECQSMAEVRQGVDALDRALVALLAERQRYMDAAARIKPDRDAVFDQARIDDVVAKVLVSAEAHDLSPDIAEPVWRLLIDRCIAHEFATYDRTRS; encoded by the coding sequence ATGTCAAAGCCTGCCCTAGTCGCCGTCGACGCGCGCGTCGATCCCGCCGAATGCCAGTCGATGGCCGAGGTCCGCCAGGGCGTCGACGCCCTGGACCGCGCCCTGGTCGCCCTGCTGGCCGAGCGCCAGCGCTACATGGACGCCGCCGCCCGCATCAAACCCGACCGCGACGCCGTCTTCGACCAGGCCCGGATCGACGACGTGGTCGCCAAGGTTCTGGTCTCGGCCGAGGCCCACGATCTGTCGCCCGACATCGCCGAACCCGTCTGGCGCCTGCTCATCGACCGCTGCATCGCCCACGAGTTCGCGACCTACGACCGCACGCGCAGCTGA
- a CDS encoding SemiSWEET family sugar transporter, protein MSDLIGNIVGSAAAICSITSFAPQAVKIWKERDASSVSLKTYSLTVTCFVLWVVYGVMTQAWPVTVANACALVMASGVLVMKWRFRDGDPDK, encoded by the coding sequence ATGAGCGACCTGATCGGCAATATCGTCGGCTCAGCGGCTGCGATCTGCTCGATCACCAGCTTCGCGCCTCAGGCGGTCAAGATCTGGAAGGAGCGCGACGCGTCGTCGGTCAGCTTGAAGACCTACTCACTGACGGTGACCTGTTTCGTGCTGTGGGTCGTCTATGGCGTCATGACGCAGGCCTGGCCTGTCACGGTCGCCAACGCCTGCGCGCTGGTGATGGCGTCCGGCGTGCTTGTGATGAAGTGGCGGTTCCGCGACGGCGATCCCGACAAATAG